tgtaaagctgctttgcaatgatttgtatcataaaaagcactatacaaataaacttgaattgaattgaataattgAATGGTTTAAAGAGATGACATATGTCTGAAGCGCTGTTCTTGTTGTGGAAATTAGAAATATTAGGCAGATTTGATGAAAGCAAAGATGAATTTCAGCGTAAGGAACAAGTggatagtttattttttaatggcaTCCTGGATGAAGTCAGAGGATTGTTCAGAATATTTAGTTTTGTAAGTAAGGCACCGTGTCATGGAGAGTTCACAAATAAACATTTGTTGAAAGATGgaaggttctccccactcagtgatgcacccactgagaaacctgatgaaagtgctctagttattggcgattctattgtacggaacgtgaatatagagacaccagccaccatagtcaaatgtttaccgggagccagagcgcctgacatcttggcaaatttaaaagtgctggctaatactaaatgtaaatacagtaagattgttattcatgccggcgctaatgatgttcgacttcgccagtcggagatcactaaaaataactttaaagaggtgtgtgaacttgcaagcatggtgtcagacactgtaatatgctctggtcccctccctgctttccgtggtgatgagatgcatagcagattgtcatcactcaatggctggatgtctaagtggtgcccacagaataacataggtttcatagacaattggacgagcttttggggcagacctgacctgttgaaaagagatggtcttcatccctcctggggtggtgctgctcttctctctagaaatatggcaaatagtcttagtgtttatacttgactaactggggcccaggtcaggaagtagacagactggctaaactgaccATGTATCATCACAAAATTCAGAAGTTTGATCAAGCCTTTTTTAACGGAGCACGCAGCTAAATgtcttgtccaggcccttgtcatttctaggctggactactgcaatgctcttttGGCTGGACTTCTATCAAGGACAATCAAGCCTCTACAACTGATTCAGAAGGCagtgggtctgttgtgagtgctgATGTGTTTTCTGGTGCGGCCAATAACCAAGATAACACGTCACAGCAGTCggactcacaacagacccagaagataatgctgaataaagttttaatttttgttatttgtggaccaaaatgtattttcgatgcttcaaaatattctaactgatcctctgatgtcacatggactactttgatgatgtttttcttacctttctggacatggacagtagaccatacacacagcttcaatggagggactgagagctctcggaataaggcccaatcccaattttaccccttagcccttcccctctCTGCgtgttcacgtgaaggggtaggggtgtctcaattctcttttggttggaggggaaggggtaaggggaagggtcAGTTGGCCctgatttttcgggaccacagttcaaacgaaggggtatgaattatcttggcaacatggctgctacagcgaacaaaaagacacataaatgtaagcttttttggcataaacaaagattttaacgaaaagtaatcatttgttttatgttacattcattacattacattgtgagttcatattaacagtcatgttactcaaagaaatgtttacaaaaaattgctaatatttgctaacgtcatatcattacagactgcacaatagtgccacagcatatgtctgatcagggcgataactgccgtagactgatccccccaataattagaaattgctaaaccattttctcaaatattgcctattctttttagagtgagtttaattaaaaacatttgtatcCTCTAttcactggaaaatataatgtagagaTTCAGTATTTaatctgtatttaataaaagttgtggggcagtgttgacaagtttattttctccttttttcctacaaggggaaggggtaggcagaggggtaggggaaggggtataaactagaattgggattgggcctaaatctaaaatatcttaaactgtgttccaaagataaacgaaggtctcacgggtttggaacgacgtaaggttgagttattaatgacataattatgatttttgggtgaactatccctttaaggctcaAGGCTCAAAACTATTTTTGACTATTCAACGaggattttttttgtcattgtgctCTACACACCCATATTTCTGCTTGTTTAAAACAACACTCCCCTTAAACGTCATTAAAACTTATGAGTGTTCTGGTTGAAACAATACAACATATGAGAGTAAAAAGCTGATGTAAACCCATCAAGCAGAGAGAAGAGAGTATACAAAAACTGAGTGTACAAGCATTGTACTGCTGACTCTTGTTGACCTTTTTTAGGTTTGACACCTAAAAaggtttgtttaaaaatgaacTACACTAACCTGTCACCGGCTGGTGAGATCTGCTGGTTGCATGCAGGGTAGGATTAAAGAGACGGCTGTCAGGTTGGACACTTCATGCTTTCTGTAGtgtcctgaaccacagacacgtGCACACCTAAAAACATCAAAGTGTGCTTGAGCACCTTGCCCTTTTTCTTCCCTTTTCGTGTATTTAATATTAAAGACTTCAAGAGTCAGTATGATAtcgttgtagatgaagtgaccccaactaagcaagccagaggcgacagcagcaaggaaccgaaactccatcggtgacagaatggagggaaaaaaccttgggagaaaccaggctcagttgggggggcagttctcctctgaccagacgaaaccagtagttcaattccaggctgcagcaaagtcagattgtgcagaagaatcatctgtttcctgtggtcttgtcccggtggtcgtctgatacaaggtctttacaggggatctgtatctggggctctagttgtcctggtctccactgtctttcagggcagtagaggtcctttctaggtgctgatccaccatctggtctggatacgtactggatccgggggactgcagtgaccctgtgatctggacacagactggatctggtggccacggtgacctcgaaataagagagaaacagacaaatattagcgtagatgccattcttctaatgatgtagaaagtacatatgGTGTTATGTTAaatgtttccggttccagtttacgtaattaatgcagcctaaaaatcctttaacggatttggatattaaaagcatattagtatgttatgtgtatgccaggttaaagagatgggtctattatctagatttaaactgcaagagtgtgtctgcctcccgaacaatgttaggtaggttattccagagtttaggcaccaaataggaaaaggatctgccgcccgcagttgattttgatattctaggttgGATTTGAAATATAGCAATGAGGATTGCCTGCATGTAACATCCATACAGAAGAAGGTAAAATTTGCCTCCTTTGACGCCGCTCTATGAAAAAACATCGGGTAAACAACTATTTCTCCATGGTAATGGTTCAGTCCTCATAAGAGAAACCCATGTCTGATAAATCAGGAGAAAATCTAGTGGTTAAGACTCCCTCCGAAACTTTCGCCCGTCATAAAACAAAAATCGAATCAGGTTCGATTTTCTGCGTTTTTCAGTATCAAACAGTTTTGAGAGTTTTGAGAATTCAGAGCCACCGaatcatgaaaacaaaaaaacgcATTTGAAAATTTCGGACTCATGTCCAAGGACCTTTAAGACTTGGATTACCATTAAAACTCAAATATCAGAAACATACATACCTGCAACTTGAATGCCCTCCTCGTCTATCTGAGCACCAGACTTTTTTGACATCTCTCTGCCAGGGGAGAACTTGGCAGTACAGCAGACAGCACTGTCATTTGCCTATAAAGTCAGtttataacacattttaagataacataaaagcacaaaacatttgtataaacaactattataaaagtaataaaataattacttccCTGGAGTGATTGTGAAGTGCATTCACAAATTGACCTTGGTGCAGGAACAGGCAGTTGACATACTGCAAAACAGAAAGAAGTTATGAAGGGTGTATTTACAACTGAGATGCATTTCCCAAAACGCTAACCTAATTTTCAAAATGGTGCTTTAAAACACAGCCATTAATCCAAACTGGCCACACCACTATTCCAACTGTTATTGTCACTATGTAAAACAAGTAAATGCTTTAACACGTTTATTAAGATGCAATTGACTTGAGAACTGTCAAAACCAAGCATACATTTGTTATTCAGCTATTCAATTTCACACTTGCACTTTAGAGTTTTGAGAATAATCTTAGAAACGCTGTTAAATATAAACGTGACAATCTACGACAACATATGTGGAATTACACTATAAGTGTGaaacaattttatataataataatttttatattgttcacaGAACTGAGGCTGGCTATTTTCATTCACCACCACAGCAGTTGTAGGGTGAATGAGCTCAAGAAATCCATGGAACACAGCCTCTCTGTCATGGAGGACATTTCTCTTGTGGGCCTCCATGTCCAGTGGTACACTCTCCAGGCACCTAATCACAGcttctattattattgttttttttaaaagtatgtgcAAGGTTGTTATACCTGATCAAATAAGCAGCAGTTCTGAGAATCATCCATGGAATTTGGTAGAAAACACACATTATCCGGCCACGCTTCGCCTAGAGCTACACTTTAAAGTATAGGCAATACTCAAaagtttatacatatttatatgaaaatacatATAAACCTTTACGTTTTTGAAGCCCAAATGTGTGTATATCATACCTATATGCGTCTATTTAAACATCACATGCATAAGTTTGCAATCATCAAATTTTACGTACAAATAGACAAGCATTTTCATGTGATCACATTGGCTATACatgtatgtaatttatataacacatagttaaaaatacatatatctcacatatatttataattatatacattcCATATATGgcaataaatgtattatacatacataaaacatttttgtatggGGTAGACTTATATGTCAGTATATGAAATTTTTCCATTTTGTAATAGGAATCACATGGATAGGACAGGGGTGATGTTGCAGCAGCCACggtcaaaatgaataaatgatgttattcatgttattctaattattgTATATGTTACATTATCTCAGTAGGTAGGGACCAGTAACTGTTCAGATGTATTTGATTTCTGAATCATTAATTCAGAAACGGGACAAAACAAGTCTTCAttcatttcaaatgatttttacgtttacatcatttttttaatagtctattaataaatgtctaaaatgttATGAGTCTTATTTATGACATTAAATAATGCAATTTGGCAGAAGCTTGTGTTAATTGCCCTTAATTTTAGATTGTTTATTAGATGGTTTATTAtaccatacctgcatgttattggtcaaactactttggatgttttaggcaatataggaATCCTGGCAAGGACACGTCCTgagaaaatggctcatatggtcaccctagatgaagtgaattaaacacaatatttgtcaaatacatGAGCAACAGAAACTCTTTTCATATAATGCTCAGTACAGCCCAGTACATCTGTTACAAAAGACCAACATAAACATATAccatttaaatactaataaagtATTGATGAATATGATTTTATTAGTGTTTTAGGATAAATGTGATTCAATAACATTTTATAGGAAAATAAAAGTATATCCTGTTTAAAgtacttcctttttaattctatttaaaataaggcatattttttcattaatacaaatgtattttagatgTTTATAGAAATATGATTTACAATTACATACTTCACACAGAGATCACACTGTCATAGTGTTATAATGCACAATTTAAACAAATTCACATGaaatcagataaaaaataaaacattttagaagaGAACACAGCATCACGGCTGTCTGAACCAATGAgtattaaagggttacttcacccagaaatgaaatttctgtcattaatgactcaccctgatgttgtttcaaacccgtaagaccttcgttcatcttcggaacacagtttaagatatttttgatgaaatccgagagctctctgaccctcccatagaccgcaacacaactgaaatgttcccaagtCCAGAAACATAGCTAGAAGATCTGTGAattaatccatgtgacatcactggATCATCCGCAATTATACAAAGCTacgatatttaaaaatattttaacttctgttccaaagatgaatgaaggtcttacgggtttgacaCAACGTGAgggtaattaataacagaattttcttttttgggtgaactaaacgtTTAAGAGGTCATCAGCAAGTCATTCCTATCATCAGTGGAAAGCACTCGACTGCACAATCTGACACAGCCACCTCGCCCTCGCGAGACTTTTTGGCAAATGTCAGCGTGACATCAGGGCAAGttggatgtaaaaaaaatgtttaaccgACATGCATCTCAAGGTGATCACCCCAGTTTACTTTGCGGCAGTTATAACATTAAATAGCTGACAACACGCTCTTTGAACACTTTCGGAGAAGTAGTATTTACACGTGGTTTcaacaactatatatatttacacttttGTAGTTATGTCTGAAAAGTGGCCCAGACCACATCCTGAAGTGGTCTGAGATCAGATTTAAAACCATCTCAATAGGGTTTCAGAGGCATTTACACCTGGTCTTTTCACGATCTAATAGCTATACAATCAGAGAAAACAAATGAAGTGACCAGGCGTACACGGACAGTGCGATCTCtgtgtgaggtatgtgaatgtcatataaaaaaaaaaattaaatacatgtttATGTACTAAAGTAAAATTGGATGATAAATACACCTTTCATATGGAATTAAATAGCAAGTACTTTAGGtttcttatttattattctcTTTTCATATAAAAACAACAGATCTGAAATGATGTTATGTTTATTAGCAACATAGCGCATAAGTGTGAATAACATGATATCCTCTTTTGATCTTCTATGTATCTGTTGTACTTCGAGAGGTCTTGTCTGCCTTTATTTCACTCCTCCCTTCACTGCAGCCATCTACTCTTGCCAAACATTCAGGTGAGGCTAGGTGCATCTCAAACACAAACTTactttgtgattggctgttgatGAATGACAGCTACTTAAAGGGTAACTAAGTAGAGcttgactccacccactggcaatgtttgaaaaatgctgaaaagtgggcagatcacagcggagatagaggggatgaaccgagggcggggctgagTGGGTGGGgtgtgaacctgagacccgcagtgacggattgattgacagctgctgtcagagacgctaaaatggagagtgactgtagtgacgcaagtagctttgcaacagagcgttcatttgaagtagaggacttttctcccttaccttcacctgaagtggagaaTGTCTAGGTGTCTGTTCATATCAATTCGAGCCGCTGGTTCAAACTGTGGTCTTAACTTCCGCACCGCGTCGCTTTTCAGCACGAGCTGTGTGGAGATTGCTCCATTGCATTGGAGAAGCAATCgcgcgtaaaatgcagtttgcacactccagctctaggcgggaactcaCGGTCTTCCAGCACCTAATtttcaagtctgctggaaaaACTAAACGGTCCATGCTGTAGCAACCAGCAACCAGCTCGTagcatcctgaccactgtaaataaatctacgctaacttgaagctatcctaactgatgcaatactatgctattaactaactatgcttctaacaatactaatgttACACTAACAATTACGCTAATTAACtaaataggctacacaaaataatctaaataactatctaaatgctatgctaaataaatgctataatagtctatcctgatcgttttcaatactcgcaattcaaactcctgactcactacagtgattttgacggaacaagatggttttatactccCAAGGGTGTGGTAGTTCataccaaggggcgtggtgatCTGGAAACTGATTACGTCACTTGTCACCgcaaacatccaataggaaaaatccactgcagtagccaccgttcaacctgaagagggcagcactcagacgtttttacaccatatattgtagaaataaaacactttatacttaaatgtcataaaagttacttgaatcaatgaacagcactaataaagccccattcttacagatcatttactaaaaaaagttggtttagggtttagttactctttaatgaTTATAAAAGCCGTAATATTGATTGTATACAAAGATTCAACACAGAGTAAGTTAATATTgtgatttacattttagtaaCAGAGTTATAAAACTAATTCGGTTTCAGTTGTAAAGCAAATTGACAAGAGATAGTGTCATGAATCAGCTCAGTTAAATTGATTCATCTAGTTCTCTTAATTTAAAATACTAAATCCCAGAAACAAGATGTAATCTTCTATAACAGAAAGTTTCCAGTGTATGTCCATCATATAAAAACACCAAATATAGTAGAGAGTAAACACAAGCTCTATATTCGGTGCAGTGTGTCTTATTGTAGATGTGAAGATCTGCTGGATTCAGTGCAGCAGGATGAAGGAGAGCAGAGAACAGCAGAGGAACATGAAGCTCTGAGAGACGCTCGCAGCACCGTTACACAGGTTCCCATCACAGCATGAGATCCTCTCCAGATTAAGAAGTTTTGAAGCATTACAAAAAGATTTAGAGACACAGCCTTTTGCAAGAAGTAACATGCCTACCGAATCCCCTGATGTAAACAAAGAAAAACTGCAATTGGTGTGTAATCTGTATGACATATAATGAATGATAGAGAAACAAAACAATGGTTTGAAACATATTAATTCAGTTTCTCACCTGTCGCTGTGAAGCAGCGGTCTTCACTCCCTGAGCAGGGTAGTATGCTTGAGCAGCTGTGCCCATCACAATGGTAACACTGTTTTCCATTGGAGACATTTGAGGGATCTACAGCACAAAAACAAcagttcattaattttgttcaaaACATCTAATGAAACAACACTCTTTTAACAGCTCCATCCATTTAATCAGTTCATGACTGAAATGCATTGTATTTACAGATTGAATGACATGATGAATTTTTGTCGGTTTTTGCACATGCTCAGAAAAGCACAATACCTGGAGCATCTTTGTTATTACAGAGATCTGTATTACAGCAGGAAGAAGACACCTTTCTACTGCCGAGGTTGATGAACCCACTTACACAGTCACCAACTGGAGCACATCCTCTAACCTTCAGTACAGATGCATTGGGTAGACTGATGTCTGCAAAGCAGAAATGAGaagacaaaataatataaaatcatcaGTAATGACCCCcccattaaaacataaaatacaatttgcAGCACCAATAAATTATAGTAGCATCACCAACAATCAAATATAACAATTCATCTAAATTCGTCATACTGGACTTAATAAGTTGTGTTTCACTAAAGCAGCTGGTTGATCCACTGTAGCATGTTTCCAGTTCACAAGAGCTCCCTGGACACCATTTACATTTGAGAGAGTGTCCTtttaaaataaagagagagagacatcaaTTGTCtgtattgaaatgtaaaaacttaAACAAGCACGATGTGTCTTTGTACCTGAAGTGTAAAGAATAAACAGAAGAAGAACAGAGATTTTCCAATCCATCTTTGATCAGGAGGTGAGTGAAATGACGTGTCTGTTTCAGTGCTCATTTTATAGCTTATCAGAAGGGGAGGGTCTTTGTGAGAAAATGAAAGTTTAATAGAGGTAAACAGAGAgttaatagtttttaaaaaaacagaCAGCAGTAATGACGAGACAAAATAACAATTTATCATAACACTCTATACACTACTTTGTAATGTATAGAAAAAGAGCCCGATGCAGAAtattacacataaacacacttttACACCCGagtgtaaaaatgaatacaacagAAACTACATTATTCTATTTTACAAGTTAATATTGACCATACAAGAAAAACATATGCAATGTACATTAAAACACCCTAAAAGAGCTTGCTAAAGTTATTATTTCCTTCAGTGGCACTTTACtataagatatattgttttttaatgtcATGAACTATATTTCCCTTAACACACGAACTTTTCATTAAATTCATTACTAGCTGCACCAGATTAACTTGTTTTATATTAGGATGTTTATGGTATAAATCATTGAACTTTAAAGTAAGTCTTCAGTTTATCTATAAAAAGCTTAGGATTTGACCAACGTTGGGTAATGAGAGAAAGTTTCACTTTCACTCTCATATGTTGTACTGTTTCAACCAGAACTGGGTGCTTGACTGATTGATGTAGATTTAATATCgtttttaaatgaaaccaaacCCGTTTCATTTTCTTCGCAAGCATGAAcgatcatttaattattttggatGCATATCCCACAGATATTCCATTATCTGCAAACCCAAATAAATGTGATCGACACATTGAATTACACACAATTGTGATCAATTCAGCATCATCCATTAACAAGTTGAACAGAATGATATTTTGACCTTAGAAGATCTAGAAAACATCAGAGTGAGATAGTGATCTCATTCTCAAACACATGACTAATGATGAAAGGCAAATATGTACAGTTGTAGCCAAATATGTACAGTGGTAGATAAACACTCATAAGTTTTAACAACGTTTAAGAGGAGTAGattttgttcatatttacattttcttccaTGGGAGAAACCGGTTTTAAGCTTACGTTATCTTGATGAacattttgtgttgttttaaacaaGGAGACATATGGGTGTAGAgcacaatgacaaaaaaagaaaagaaaaaaaagaaaatcacgcTGAAGAGTAGTCAAAAATGTTATCCACCCACAGCTGCCAATTTTGGCCTTGAACATTaagcacaaaaataaatgacttgTTTCAAATACTACAAATACTTTCATACTGTTAATCTTAAATTCGATATCAAAcacaaaaattaataatatagcAATCTGCTACATCAATGATACATTGGATGCATACTGGACtggactaaaataaataaaataaaatactataaaaaaacaaTTAGGTGTATCTGAAGACCTACACGGGTGTCTTGCAATTTCATTAACTACACAAAAGGGGACAACCTAGGAATGATGTTGTATTGTAATGTAAAGCTAAGATCATGGCTAATGTACTTATTATTACCATCGCATCAGACTGTtatccttaagcataaaggagcaaccatggttaaagtgctagaaaagagagagtccatggTTTCTGTTATATCATCAAGTTTTTCTGAGCTTTttgatatgctaaggaattcgacttaaaaagcagtcttttgtggtagaagtgatggttctagaATTTGCATCTTTAGTACACACAAGACTACATATTGATCTGAGACATCATTATTCAACATCATTCCATCTGAtggtattaaatctagagtatgagtTTGACAATGagtacactgcaaaaaaattcaatTGTCAGGGATTTAACATTCTggataggggtgggaagatcattccaccagccaggagtAGAGagcgagaatgttctggaaagtgattttgagcctctctgtgatggtaccaagAGGCGTTGCTCAATagcggatctcagacttctggaggggatgtagatttgtaatagtgagtggaagtagaaggatgctgagcctgtggctgttcttTATGTAAGCATCAATGTCTGATCTTGATGCGAGTCGCAACCGGTACCCAGTGCAAGGAGAtggtgtaacatgggctcttttgggctcATTGAAAACCAGTTGTGCCGCTCCATTCTGAATCAGTTGTAGAGGTCCAACCaaaagagcattgcagtagtacAGCCTAGGAATGACAAAGGCCTGGACAAGACATTTAGCAGCATGCTCCATTAAAAATGGCTTGATCAAACTTCTGACTTTTGTGATGTTAGGTATCTAGTGCATggtcagtttagccagtctgtctacTTCCTGATCTGGgacccagttagtcaagtataaactctggATTATGTACCATacttctagagagaagagcagcgccaccccaggagggatgaagaccatctcttttaaacaggtcaggtctgccccaaaagctcgtccaattgtctataaaacctatgttattctgtgggcaccacttagacatccagccattgagtgatgacaatctgctatgcatctcatctccacggtaagcagggaggggaccagagcatattacagtgtctgacatcatgcttgcaagttcacacacctctttaaagttatttttagtgatctccgactggcgaagtcgaacatcattagcgccggcatgaataacaatcttactgtatttacgtttagcattagccagcacttttaaatttgccaagatgtcaggctttctttcttttgtttatcTATAGTTCTCCCACATGCTGCATCCAATGTAGTCTGCCGAAGCCTTCCTCCACTGTTTGTTTGGGTGGGTGATTTGCTGGCATCAACGGTGTGCATTGCATTTAAATGATACTTCAGACTCTAATTACTCCGATGataagaaaattcagctttgcagtgGTTACAAATAGCTTTAGTTCTATCAACTCCATCGTGTGGaagaagtttaaaataaaaatgtccattTAAGATTTTGGTACCTTTTTCCATTTTTCTGTCCGCACCTGATATTTTCCGTTTCGCGCTGTAGCTCTCTTAGGCACACAACAAATGC
The nucleotide sequence above comes from Carassius gibelio isolate Cgi1373 ecotype wild population from Czech Republic chromosome B3, carGib1.2-hapl.c, whole genome shotgun sequence. Encoded proteins:
- the LOC127953078 gene encoding urokinase plasminogen activator surface receptor-like gives rise to the protein MEKGHSLKCKWCPGSSCELETCYSGSTSCFSETQLIKSNISLPNASVLKVRGCAPVGDCVSGFINLGSRKVSSSCCNTDLCNNKDAPDPSNVSNGKQCYHCDGHSCSSILPCSGSEDRCFTATGDSVGMLLLAKGCVSKSFCNASKLLNLERISCCDGNLCNGAASVSQSFMFLCCSLLSFILLH